The following coding sequences lie in one Bicyclus anynana chromosome 21, ilBicAnyn1.1, whole genome shotgun sequence genomic window:
- the LOC112054748 gene encoding retinol dehydrogenase 13, whose translation MWIPNMPVTILTGITATAGALCIFKDMYGGVAFDKNVSAEGKTVIVTGATSGIGKETAWEFALRGAKVFMACRDMPRCEEARREIVLATNNKYVYCRPCDLASTASVRDFVARFKSEEPHVHILVNNAGVLQPPQGVTKDGFELQLGTNHFGHFLLTELLLDTLKASAPSRVVVVSCSAHQKGKIVKEDLNMSQKYDATAAYNQSKLANVLFARELGRRMLEFDVAVTAVDPGFSDTELTRHLPMMRSVTRYVVYPLFWPVMKKARTGAQTVVHAALDPQLQKSKGDYYVDMKKASPSESAQDYELAQWLWRVSEKWTKADEHRAALARAAA comes from the exons ATGTGGATCCCTAACATGCCGGTCACCATTCTGACGGGCATCACCGCTACTGCCGGAGCATTGTGTATATTTAA AGACATGTACGGCGGCGTGGCATTCGATAAGAACGTGTCGGCGGAGGGTAAAACGGTGATTGTGACGGGCGCCACCAGCGGTATCGGCAAGGAGACGGCCTGGGAGTTTGCGCTGCGCGGCGCCAAG GTGTTCATGGCATGCCGCGACATGCCGCGCTGCGAGGAGGCGCGGCGCGAGATCGTGCTGGCCACCAACAACAAGTACGTGTACTGCCGCCCCTGCGACCTCGCCAGCACCGCCTCCGTGCGGGACTTCGTCGCCAG GTTCAAATCCGAGGAGCCCCACGTGCACATCCTGGTGAACAACGCGGGCGTGCTGCAGCCGCCGCAGGGCGTCACCAAGGACGGCTTCGAGCTGCAGCTCGGCACCAACCACTTCGGACACTTCCTGCTCACTGAGCTGCTGCTGGACACTCTGAAA GCATCCGCACCGAGCCGCGTGGTAGTGGTGTCGTGCAGCGCGCACCAGAAGGGCAAGATTGTGAAGGAGGATCTGAACATGAGCCAGAAGTACGACGCCACCGCGGCGTACAACCAGAGCAAGCTGGCCAACGTACTCTTCGCCAGGGAACTCGGCAGGAGGATGTTAG AGTTCGACGTGGCGGTGACGGCGGTGGACCCAGGGTTCTCGGACACGGAGCTGACGCGCCACCTGCCCATGATGAGGAGCGTGACGCGCTACGTGGTGTACCCGCTGTTCTGGCCCGTCATGAAGAAGGCGCGGACGGGCGCGCAGACCGTGGTGCACGCGGCGCTGGACCCGCAGCTACAGAAGAGCAAAGGCGATTACTATGT AGACATGAAGAAAGCGTCTCCATCAGAGTCGGCGCAAGACTACGAGCTGGCGCAGTGGCTGTGGCGCGTCAGCGAGAAGTGGACCAAGGCGGACGAGCACCGCGCGGCGCTGGCGCGGGCCGCGGCTTGA